Proteins from one Salinispora arenicola genomic window:
- the pdxY gene encoding pyridoxal kinase PdxY yields MRILSIQSSVAYGHVGNSAAVFPLQRLGHEVWPVSTVHFSNHTGYGAWRGPLLAPADVAEVIAGIADRGMLAEADAVLSGYQGDPAMGEVIIDTVRRVKAANPSAVYCCDPVMGDVGRGMFARPGIPEYLRDRVVPSADIITPNQFELEYLAGHRTDTLAELLAAVDKVRATGPPHVLVTSVLHRDLPTGQLELVAASDEGAWAVTTPMLPISPNGGGDVTAALYLAHLWTTGSPATALERTSASIFSVFEATVAAGTREIQLIAAQEAIASPPPGFAARRLC; encoded by the coding sequence GTGCGGATCCTGTCCATCCAGTCGTCGGTCGCCTACGGCCATGTCGGCAACTCAGCCGCCGTCTTTCCGCTGCAGCGCCTCGGGCACGAGGTGTGGCCGGTGTCGACGGTCCACTTCTCCAACCACACCGGCTACGGCGCGTGGCGTGGCCCCCTGCTGGCACCCGCGGACGTCGCCGAGGTCATTGCGGGCATCGCCGACCGTGGGATGCTCGCCGAAGCCGATGCGGTGCTCTCGGGCTACCAGGGTGACCCGGCCATGGGGGAGGTGATCATCGACACGGTGCGCCGGGTGAAAGCAGCCAACCCGTCTGCCGTCTACTGCTGCGATCCGGTCATGGGGGACGTGGGCCGGGGCATGTTCGCTCGGCCGGGTATCCCGGAGTACCTGCGTGACAGGGTCGTACCGAGCGCGGACATCATCACCCCGAACCAGTTCGAACTGGAGTATCTCGCCGGCCACCGGACGGACACGCTGGCGGAACTCCTCGCGGCGGTGGACAAGGTGCGGGCGACCGGGCCCCCGCACGTGCTGGTCACCAGCGTGCTCCACCGGGATCTGCCCACGGGGCAGCTGGAACTGGTGGCCGCCTCGGACGAGGGCGCGTGGGCGGTGACCACGCCGATGCTGCCGATCAGCCCGAACGGCGGCGGCGACGTCACGGCCGCGCTGTACCTGGCACACCTGTGGACCACCGGCTCGCCCGCCACAGCGCTGGAGCGCACCAGCGCGAGCATCTTCAGTGTCTTCGAAGCCACGGTGGCGGCGGGCACCCGGGAGATCCAACTGATCGCGGCCCAGGAGGCGATCGCGAGCCCGCCACCGGGCTTCGCCGCCCGCCGGCTGTGCTGA
- a CDS encoding nicotinate phosphoribosyltransferase has translation MTGLRTDLYELRMAASYLRHDLTAPATFSLFARRLPDSRGFLVAAGLDEALTFLETFSFDDDELAYLRDNHGFDEPALAALAGLRFTGDVRAVPEGRVVFADEPLLEVTAPLAEAQLVETGLLNVITFQTTIASKAARCRLAAGGAELIDFAFRRTHGLAAGAGVARASAIVGFAATSHVEAARQYGLRPSGTMAHSYVEAFPDERAAFRAFAVDFPDNPIFLVDTYDTPAGVQAAVDVLTELGRSGPAGVRLDSGDLAALARQARTILDAAGLTQVQIVASGGLDEDVIAGLVAAGAPIDGYGIGTRMGVSSDAPSLDSAYKLVTYGDRPVVKLSPGKVTLPGAKQVFRDPAGSGGDVIGLHTEPSPPGREPLLVSVMRGGRRLDTVAAAEAVRVARDRFEADLAWLPESARRLAEPVPPAVTVSSELAGLHERVAAAARSGRTTTQSG, from the coding sequence ATGACCGGGCTGCGCACCGACCTCTACGAGCTTCGGATGGCCGCCAGCTATCTGCGTCACGACCTGACCGCCCCGGCCACGTTCAGTCTCTTCGCCCGCCGGCTGCCGGACAGCCGCGGTTTCCTGGTGGCCGCCGGGCTCGACGAGGCGTTGACGTTCCTGGAGACCTTCTCGTTCGATGACGACGAGCTGGCGTACCTACGTGACAACCATGGATTCGACGAACCGGCCCTGGCCGCGTTGGCCGGGCTGCGGTTCACCGGTGACGTGCGAGCGGTGCCGGAGGGGCGGGTGGTGTTCGCCGACGAGCCGTTGCTCGAGGTCACGGCCCCGCTCGCCGAAGCGCAACTGGTCGAGACCGGCCTGCTGAACGTGATCACGTTCCAGACCACGATTGCCAGCAAGGCGGCCCGGTGCCGGCTCGCCGCCGGTGGCGCGGAGCTGATCGACTTCGCCTTCCGCCGTACCCACGGGCTGGCCGCGGGTGCTGGCGTGGCACGGGCGTCCGCGATCGTCGGGTTCGCCGCGACCAGTCACGTCGAGGCCGCCCGGCAGTACGGGCTGCGACCGTCGGGCACGATGGCCCACTCGTACGTGGAGGCGTTCCCGGACGAGCGGGCCGCGTTCCGGGCGTTCGCCGTCGACTTCCCCGACAACCCGATCTTCCTGGTGGACACGTACGACACGCCCGCCGGGGTGCAGGCCGCCGTCGACGTCCTCACCGAGCTGGGCCGGTCCGGGCCGGCGGGGGTGCGGCTGGACTCGGGGGACCTGGCCGCGCTGGCCCGACAGGCCCGCACGATCCTCGACGCCGCGGGTCTGACCCAGGTCCAGATCGTGGCCAGCGGCGGCCTCGACGAGGACGTCATCGCCGGGCTGGTCGCGGCCGGCGCACCGATCGACGGGTACGGCATCGGCACCAGGATGGGGGTCTCCTCCGACGCGCCGTCCCTGGACAGCGCATACAAGCTGGTGACCTACGGTGACCGGCCGGTGGTGAAGCTGTCGCCGGGTAAGGTCACCCTGCCGGGCGCGAAGCAGGTGTTCCGGGATCCCGCCGGCTCGGGCGGCGACGTCATCGGGCTCCACACCGAACCGTCCCCACCCGGCCGTGAACCGCTACTCGTGTCGGTCATGCGGGGCGGACGACGGCTCGACACCGTGGCGGCGGCCGAGGCGGTACGTGTCGCGCGCGACCGCTTCGAAGCCGACCTGGCGTGGCTCCCCGAGTCGGCACGTCGGCTGGCGGAACCGGTGCCGCCCGCCGTCACGGTCAGCTCCGAGCTGGCCGGGTTGCACGAGCGGGTGGCGGCGGCGGCCCGCTCGGGCCGCACGACGACGCAGTCGGGATAG
- a CDS encoding FkbM family methyltransferase yields MFVNPEVVAALRADPAATSLLPSLDLAYGDPGRAAAMDRFYAQFVRPRDLVFDVGAHVGDRTGSFRRLDARVVAVEPQPLCVRTIRALYGGDEQVAVVEAACGAATGVLELHINSANPTISTVSSHFIQATDGADNWQGEVWDARLDVPATTLDVLIATHGIPAFVKIDVEGFEDAVLAGLSHPLPALSFEFTTVERAVALRALDRATELGFTRFNLAVGDAMTLAEPAWLPATALATILDALPHSANSGDVYCRP; encoded by the coding sequence GTGTTCGTCAACCCCGAGGTGGTCGCTGCTCTCCGGGCCGACCCCGCCGCCACGTCCCTGCTCCCCTCGCTGGACCTTGCCTACGGTGATCCCGGTCGGGCCGCAGCCATGGACCGCTTCTACGCCCAGTTCGTCCGCCCCCGTGACCTCGTGTTCGATGTCGGGGCCCACGTCGGTGACCGCACCGGCAGCTTTCGCCGGCTGGACGCCCGAGTTGTCGCGGTCGAGCCGCAGCCGCTCTGCGTTCGGACCATCCGTGCCCTGTACGGCGGCGACGAACAGGTAGCCGTGGTGGAGGCGGCGTGCGGCGCGGCGACCGGAGTCCTTGAGCTCCACATCAACTCGGCCAACCCCACCATCTCCACCGTGTCGTCGCACTTCATCCAGGCCACCGACGGCGCGGACAACTGGCAGGGGGAGGTTTGGGACGCGCGGCTGGACGTCCCGGCCACCACCCTCGACGTCCTCATCGCCACGCACGGCATCCCCGCCTTTGTCAAGATCGACGTGGAGGGCTTCGAGGACGCCGTCCTCGCCGGCTTGAGCCACCCGTTGCCGGCGCTGTCGTTCGAGTTCACCACGGTCGAGCGGGCGGTGGCCCTCCGGGCCCTCGACCGCGCCACCGAGCTTGGCTTCACCCGCTTCAACCTGGCAGTTGGTGACGCCATGACGCTGGCCGAACCGGCCTGGCTGCCCGCCACCGCGCTGGCCACGATCCTCGACGCCCTGCCCCACTCCGCCAACTCCGGCGACGTCTACTGCCGACCGTAG
- a CDS encoding L-threonylcarbamoyladenylate synthase: MARYFDVHPDNPQPRILRQVVGLVQAGGLIAYPTDSCFALGCQLGDRHGLDRIRDIRRLNERHHFTLVCRDFAQLGQFVQISNAMFRLVKSCIPGSYTFVLPATREVPRRMLHPRKRTVGVRVPDHTVTQALLAELGEPLVSSTLILPGEDEPLTQGWEIKERLDHVLDGVVDAGDCGKEPTTVVDLSGDEPEVLRRGAGDTSRFE; the protein is encoded by the coding sequence ATGGCGAGGTATTTCGACGTGCACCCGGACAACCCCCAGCCCCGGATCCTGCGGCAGGTCGTCGGGCTCGTGCAGGCCGGTGGCCTGATCGCCTACCCCACGGATTCGTGCTTCGCGCTCGGTTGCCAGCTGGGCGACCGACACGGGCTGGACCGGATCCGTGACATCCGCCGGCTCAACGAGCGGCACCACTTCACGCTGGTCTGCCGGGACTTCGCGCAGCTGGGTCAGTTCGTGCAGATCAGCAACGCGATGTTCCGGCTGGTCAAGTCCTGCATTCCGGGTAGCTACACATTCGTCCTGCCGGCCACCCGTGAGGTGCCGCGCCGGATGCTGCACCCACGTAAGCGCACCGTCGGGGTCCGGGTGCCGGACCATACCGTCACCCAGGCGTTGCTGGCCGAACTCGGCGAGCCGTTGGTCTCCAGCACCCTGATCCTGCCCGGCGAGGACGAGCCGTTGACCCAGGGGTGGGAGATCAAGGAACGGTTGGACCATGTGCTCGACGGCGTGGTGGACGCGGGTGACTGTGGCAAGGAACCCACGACGGTGGTGGACCTGTCGGGCGACGAGCCGGAGGTGCTACGCCGTGGCGCGGGGGACACGTCCCGCTTCGAGTAG
- a CDS encoding DUF2306 domain-containing protein, with amino-acid sequence MPAGLIALSAIPVIAGTFRVTELASDAPVTPDNARFFASPTPVLVHIVSSALYCLFGALQFARGLRRRRRDWHRMAGRVLVPLGLAAALSGLWMTVLYPRPAQDNELLTGIRLAVGAAMVGCLILGFTSIRQRQITRHRAWMARAYAIGLGAGTQALTNAPWILLTGESTGNPRAMLMLAGWVINLAVVEWALRRRPAQPRRASGDRVGTGARRQPVTADGRQGHSTIKDRSTALLG; translated from the coding sequence GTGCCGGCCGGGCTGATCGCGCTCAGTGCGATCCCAGTGATCGCCGGTACGTTCCGAGTCACCGAACTGGCCAGCGACGCGCCAGTCACACCGGACAACGCCCGGTTCTTCGCCTCACCAACCCCCGTGCTGGTCCACATCGTCAGCTCCGCCCTCTACTGCCTGTTCGGCGCGCTCCAGTTCGCCCGTGGCCTCCGCCGCCGCAGACGCGACTGGCACCGCATGGCCGGGCGCGTCCTCGTCCCCCTCGGGCTCGCGGCGGCACTGTCCGGCCTGTGGATGACGGTTCTCTACCCCCGCCCGGCCCAGGACAACGAACTCCTCACCGGCATCCGACTCGCCGTCGGGGCCGCCATGGTCGGCTGCCTCATCCTCGGCTTCACCAGCATCCGACAGCGGCAGATCACCCGGCACCGCGCCTGGATGGCACGCGCCTACGCGATCGGCCTCGGGGCGGGCACCCAGGCCCTGACCAATGCGCCCTGGATTCTGCTGACCGGCGAATCGACCGGAAACCCCCGGGCGATGCTGATGCTCGCCGGCTGGGTGATCAACCTCGCCGTGGTGGAGTGGGCGCTCCGCAGGAGACCGGCTCAGCCACGCCGGGCCTCTGGCGACCGAGTCGGCACGGGCGCGAGGCGCCAACCCGTGACGGCCGACGGCAGGCAGGGGCACTCAACGATCAAGGACAGGAGCACGGCTCTGCTCGGCTAG
- a CDS encoding D-alanyl-D-alanine carboxypeptidase family protein: MTIRRIVAPAVIVTVSAIVVSPAAPVAAQHQAAATARPCPTVEAPSRPAGMPSPPPVDPTNGAVGGTALGTAGLVVPADTPKAPAVTATSWVVADLASGRVLGGCGPHQHRTPASVQKLLLAAALLPRLDPTKVVEVTREDLDDLDPASSLMGVVAGGRYTVKELWLGLLLQSGNDAANVLARIGGGSAGREGGVQVMNEEARRLRANQTHAVTPSGLDGTGQYTSAYDLALIARATFARDDFRRYIATRTAHLPSGPGRSALALTGDETLLGTYPGMLGGKTGFTDLARQTYVGVAERDGRRLAVTLLGAETAPLGSLGEAAALLNWGFALAPDDAVGHLVAPEQAKKDKDKRVVVAGDDKAGAGAGSGSLVPVAVGTVAALLTVLVGVLAGWRRAGRRVAG, from the coding sequence GTGACTATCCGTCGGATCGTTGCGCCAGCCGTCATCGTGACGGTGAGCGCCATCGTCGTGTCGCCCGCCGCGCCGGTCGCGGCCCAGCACCAGGCAGCCGCCACAGCGCGGCCGTGCCCCACTGTGGAGGCGCCGTCCCGTCCGGCCGGCATGCCGTCGCCACCTCCGGTCGACCCCACCAACGGTGCGGTCGGCGGTACCGCGCTGGGGACCGCCGGGCTGGTCGTGCCGGCCGACACCCCGAAGGCACCAGCGGTCACCGCCACCTCCTGGGTGGTTGCCGACCTTGCCAGCGGCCGGGTCCTGGGCGGCTGCGGGCCGCATCAGCACCGCACGCCCGCCAGTGTGCAGAAGCTGCTGCTCGCTGCCGCGCTGCTGCCCCGGCTCGACCCGACGAAGGTGGTCGAGGTGACCCGCGAGGACCTGGACGACCTCGACCCGGCAAGCTCACTGATGGGGGTGGTCGCGGGCGGCCGGTACACGGTCAAGGAACTGTGGCTGGGGCTGCTTCTCCAGTCCGGTAACGACGCGGCCAACGTCCTGGCCCGGATCGGCGGCGGATCCGCCGGCCGGGAGGGCGGGGTGCAGGTGATGAACGAGGAGGCACGGCGGCTGCGGGCCAACCAGACCCACGCGGTGACACCGTCTGGGCTGGACGGAACCGGACAGTACACCAGCGCCTACGACCTGGCGCTGATCGCGCGGGCCACGTTCGCCCGGGACGACTTCCGTCGGTACATCGCCACCCGTACGGCGCACCTGCCGTCCGGGCCGGGACGGTCCGCGCTCGCCCTCACCGGCGACGAGACCCTCCTGGGGACCTATCCGGGGATGCTCGGCGGCAAGACGGGCTTCACCGACCTTGCCCGACAGACGTACGTCGGTGTGGCCGAACGCGACGGCCGGAGGCTCGCGGTGACGCTGCTCGGGGCGGAGACTGCTCCCCTGGGCAGCCTGGGTGAGGCCGCTGCGTTGCTGAACTGGGGTTTCGCCCTCGCCCCCGACGACGCGGTCGGCCATCTGGTCGCGCCGGAGCAGGCGAAGAAGGACAAGGACAAGCGGGTCGTCGTCGCCGGTGACGACAAGGCCGGAGCTGGCGCAGGGTCCGGGTCACTGGTGCCGGTCGCGGTCGGCACCGTGGCCGCCCTGTTGACCGTCCTGGTTGGTGTGCTCGCCGGGTGGCGGCGGGCCGGTCGACGCGTGGCAGGCTGA
- a CDS encoding right-handed parallel beta-helix repeat-containing protein, translating to MSHQGLSTAVPKRLTPVAGAPLWCVATEHGLRGDGVTNDQPALAALVDLLGEGYAADGRARVIYCPPGIYSIRDAGTVWRSGVSLIGAGPAATRFLLSNEGERSAPVPLAFWTTVQHGADRDRHIAEVTFADFEIDGSGVAMTEYSYLAKGLGLQYVVRGVFRNLYIHHTGATGLGCDFLQDTLIEGCVVVGCGRLDNGLQMGGAGIGIGVGGWGEVERCTIANCTTVGNGTNGIFLELQKSYWIPPRGYRIVGCHSQANRFGISDWGADGLVVTSCTLTSNLEAGFDVSANGTASVAGRGGILADCVIDRNIGDGISMGNTPGPYTIRGNRISGNGGYGYHEHDLGNGFRGPSASVVIEGNDLADNALDAIRIDRPMVDAFVVGNRIRDNGRRFAPAVVGSGASVRYGRKSVTDGAATWPPDGHRGKVVEVDGRRAVVACNSDSELTLAEVRPDAVTGWSEDVPPPGSQYRLPDPPVERAGITINAAVDSTTVRGNRVWGTGAATQTYGLWITEHGSCVDGRVEDNDITGNAEEAIRLDTPPLGGRWARNYTDEG from the coding sequence ATGTCCCACCAGGGTCTGTCCACTGCGGTTCCGAAGCGGCTCACGCCGGTGGCCGGCGCCCCGCTGTGGTGCGTGGCCACCGAGCACGGGCTGCGCGGCGACGGCGTCACCAACGACCAGCCGGCCCTCGCCGCCCTCGTTGACCTGCTCGGTGAGGGGTATGCGGCCGACGGGCGAGCGCGGGTCATCTACTGCCCGCCGGGCATCTACTCGATCCGGGACGCCGGCACGGTGTGGCGCAGCGGGGTGTCGCTGATCGGCGCCGGGCCGGCGGCGACCCGATTTTTGCTCAGCAACGAGGGGGAGCGGTCGGCGCCGGTGCCGTTGGCCTTCTGGACGACGGTGCAGCACGGCGCGGACCGGGACCGGCACATCGCCGAGGTCACCTTCGCCGACTTCGAGATCGACGGCTCCGGGGTGGCGATGACCGAGTACTCCTACCTTGCCAAAGGCCTGGGCTTGCAGTACGTCGTGCGTGGGGTGTTCCGCAACCTCTACATCCACCACACCGGTGCCACCGGGCTGGGCTGTGACTTCCTTCAGGACACGTTGATCGAGGGGTGTGTGGTGGTCGGCTGCGGCCGACTGGACAACGGCCTTCAGATGGGCGGCGCGGGCATCGGCATCGGCGTTGGGGGCTGGGGTGAGGTCGAGCGGTGCACGATCGCCAACTGCACCACGGTCGGCAACGGCACCAACGGGATCTTCCTCGAGTTGCAGAAGTCGTACTGGATCCCGCCGCGTGGCTACCGGATCGTCGGCTGCCACAGCCAGGCCAACCGATTCGGCATCTCCGACTGGGGCGCCGACGGCCTCGTGGTCACCTCCTGCACCCTCACCTCGAACCTGGAGGCGGGCTTCGACGTCTCCGCCAACGGCACCGCCAGCGTCGCCGGCCGTGGCGGCATCCTCGCCGACTGTGTCATCGACCGCAACATCGGCGACGGCATCAGCATGGGGAACACCCCGGGTCCGTACACCATCCGGGGCAACCGGATCAGCGGCAACGGTGGGTACGGCTACCACGAGCATGACCTCGGCAACGGCTTCCGGGGCCCGTCCGCGTCCGTGGTGATCGAGGGCAACGACCTCGCCGACAACGCCCTGGATGCGATCCGGATCGACCGGCCGATGGTGGACGCGTTCGTGGTCGGCAACCGTATCCGCGACAACGGACGCCGCTTCGCTCCCGCCGTCGTCGGTTCCGGTGCTTCCGTGCGGTACGGGCGCAAGTCGGTGACCGACGGGGCCGCGACCTGGCCACCGGACGGCCACCGGGGCAAGGTGGTCGAGGTGGACGGCCGGAGGGCCGTGGTCGCCTGCAACTCCGACTCTGAACTCACCCTGGCCGAGGTGCGGCCCGACGCCGTCACCGGCTGGAGTGAGGACGTGCCGCCGCCGGGTAGCCAGTACCGGCTGCCGGATCCACCGGTGGAGCGGGCCGGGATCACGATCAACGCGGCGGTGGACTCGACGACGGTGCGCGGCAACCGGGTCTGGGGTACTGGCGCCGCCACGCAGACCTACGGGCTGTGGATCACCGAACACGGCAGCTGCGTGGACGGCCGGGTCGAGGACAACGACATCACCGGCAACGCCGAGGAGGCGATCCGCCTGGACACCCCACCGCTGGGCGGCAGGTGGGCCCGCAACTACACCGACGAGGGCTGA
- a CDS encoding glycoside hydrolase family 15 protein, producing the protein MPEYPAIEDHGLIGDLQTAALITRNGTIDWFCAPRFDSPSIFAGLLDRRRGGYFSVVPDGVQYISKQLYLPNTPILITRFISADGVSEIIDFMPVTGEHPTDQHRIVRIINMVRGTMRFRLECCPRFDYGRQRHVLRVHRDGSVFHAPSGTLTIHTSRRGGLLVPADNLRDVNGDLLAFATLHEGDTGALVAETAAPGHPRLFPVEEAQELFEATREYWRRWLDRSRYTGRWREMVERSAITLKLMTYAPTGAMIAAPTAALPEEIGGTRNWDYRYTWIRDTSFSVHALLGLGFTEEAARYTNWLDERIREAGDHATPLKIMYRVDGSSDLHEEILGHLEGYLGSGPVRIGNGAADQLQLDIHGEALDAMLFADQQGIRVTHQVWRSTVRMVDWLCDNWNQPDAGIWESRTHPRDYTFGRLMSWVAMDRAIRLSARHGRPGDIARWERERDAIYNQIMARGYDRTRGSFVQAYGERVLDAALLIMPSVGFVTPNDPLWQSTLRAIDEDLVSDSLVHRYKPSEAPDGLPGDEGTFNMCTFWYVAALACSGRLEDALLTFEKMFTFSNHLRLYAEEIALTGQQIGNFPQAFSHLSLITTALALDGMLDNSDRGR; encoded by the coding sequence ATGCCGGAGTACCCGGCCATCGAGGATCACGGCCTCATCGGTGACCTGCAGACCGCGGCCCTGATCACCCGAAACGGCACGATCGACTGGTTCTGCGCGCCCCGGTTCGACTCCCCGAGTATCTTCGCGGGTCTGCTCGACCGCCGCCGCGGCGGCTACTTCTCCGTCGTCCCGGACGGCGTGCAGTACATCAGCAAGCAGCTCTACCTGCCGAACACCCCGATCCTGATCACCAGGTTCATCAGCGCCGACGGGGTCAGCGAAATCATCGACTTCATGCCGGTCACCGGCGAACACCCGACCGACCAGCACCGAATCGTCCGGATCATCAACATGGTGCGCGGCACCATGCGGTTCCGCCTCGAGTGCTGCCCACGGTTCGACTACGGCCGGCAACGGCACGTGTTGCGGGTGCACCGCGACGGCAGCGTCTTCCACGCCCCGTCAGGCACCCTGACCATCCACACCTCCCGCCGGGGCGGGCTGCTGGTTCCGGCGGACAACCTGCGCGACGTCAACGGGGACCTACTCGCCTTCGCGACCCTGCACGAGGGCGACACCGGCGCGCTGGTGGCGGAGACGGCCGCTCCCGGCCACCCCCGGCTCTTCCCCGTCGAGGAGGCCCAGGAACTGTTCGAGGCAACGCGCGAATACTGGCGCCGCTGGCTCGACCGGTCCCGGTACACCGGCCGGTGGCGGGAGATGGTCGAACGCTCGGCGATCACGCTGAAACTGATGACCTACGCGCCAACCGGGGCCATGATCGCCGCGCCGACCGCCGCGCTGCCCGAGGAGATCGGCGGCACCCGCAACTGGGACTACCGCTACACCTGGATCCGGGACACCTCGTTCTCGGTGCACGCCCTGCTCGGCCTGGGCTTCACCGAGGAGGCCGCTCGGTACACGAACTGGCTCGACGAGCGCATCCGCGAAGCCGGCGACCACGCGACCCCCTTGAAGATCATGTACCGGGTGGACGGCTCCTCCGACCTACACGAGGAGATCCTCGGCCACCTGGAGGGCTACCTGGGGTCCGGGCCGGTCCGGATCGGCAACGGCGCCGCCGACCAGCTCCAACTCGACATCCACGGCGAGGCCCTGGACGCGATGCTCTTCGCCGACCAGCAGGGCATCCGGGTCACGCACCAGGTGTGGCGCAGCACCGTGCGGATGGTCGACTGGCTCTGCGACAACTGGAACCAGCCCGACGCCGGCATCTGGGAGAGCCGCACCCATCCGCGCGACTACACGTTCGGCCGGCTCATGTCCTGGGTGGCGATGGACCGGGCGATAAGACTGTCCGCCCGCCACGGCCGTCCCGGCGACATCGCGCGATGGGAACGCGAACGCGACGCCATCTACAACCAGATCATGGCGCGGGGTTACGACCGGACCCGTGGCTCCTTCGTGCAGGCGTACGGGGAGCGGGTACTCGACGCCGCGCTGCTGATCATGCCGTCGGTCGGGTTCGTCACCCCGAACGACCCGCTGTGGCAATCCACCCTGCGTGCGATCGACGAGGATCTCGTCTCGGACAGCCTGGTCCACCGGTACAAGCCCTCGGAGGCACCGGACGGCCTTCCCGGCGACGAGGGCACCTTCAACATGTGCACCTTCTGGTATGTCGCCGCCCTCGCCTGCTCGGGACGGTTGGAGGACGCCCTGCTCACCTTCGAGAAGATGTTCACCTTCAGCAACCACCTTCGGCTCTACGCCGAGGAGATCGCCCTCACCGGGCAGCAGATCGGCAACTTCCCGCAGGCGTTCAGCCACCTCTCCCTGATCACCACCGCCCTGGCGCTCGACGGCATGCTCGACAACAGTGACCGGGGGCGGTGA
- a CDS encoding DUF817 domain-containing protein, whose translation MPSPPPHREATFTNTERALDRRVHAWLAHAPRTGWKAWAVELAAFTAKQAWACVFGGAMLALVLAARLWWPDDAALARNDALTLAALAIQIIMVATRLETLRELRVVVLFHIAGTVMELFKTTVGSWAYEDAGVLRLGQVPLFSGFMYAAVGSYLVRVYRLFDLRFERYPRQWLTAVVAAAIYVNFFTHHYIADLRWPITAAVVVVFGRCVMHFRVFRRHLRMPLLCAFGLVAVFIWLAENIATWSHAWTYPNQAEGWHPVSVSKLGSWFLLMIISVVLVAWVYPPRPATRHGPRTRPPDGWSPTNPSPARDLAAYGSSGVVGKRGSRHAGVPGHRGSRPHR comes from the coding sequence ATGCCTTCACCCCCACCCCACCGCGAAGCGACATTCACCAACACCGAGCGCGCCCTCGACCGCCGGGTGCACGCGTGGCTCGCGCACGCTCCGCGTACCGGTTGGAAGGCCTGGGCCGTCGAACTCGCCGCTTTCACCGCCAAGCAGGCATGGGCCTGCGTGTTCGGTGGTGCGATGCTCGCGCTGGTCCTCGCGGCACGACTGTGGTGGCCGGACGACGCCGCGCTGGCGCGCAACGACGCGCTGACGCTCGCGGCGCTCGCGATCCAGATCATCATGGTCGCCACGCGTCTGGAGACGCTGCGGGAGCTCCGGGTGGTGGTGCTGTTCCACATCGCGGGTACCGTCATGGAACTCTTCAAGACCACGGTCGGCTCGTGGGCCTACGAGGACGCTGGCGTCCTACGGCTGGGGCAGGTTCCCCTCTTCTCCGGCTTCATGTACGCCGCGGTCGGCTCCTACCTGGTGCGCGTGTATCGGCTGTTCGACCTGCGGTTCGAACGCTACCCACGACAGTGGCTGACCGCCGTGGTGGCGGCGGCGATCTACGTCAACTTCTTCACGCATCACTACATCGCCGACCTGCGGTGGCCGATCACCGCCGCGGTGGTCGTGGTCTTCGGCCGATGCGTCATGCACTTCCGGGTCTTCCGGCGCCACCTGCGGATGCCGTTGCTGTGCGCGTTCGGGCTCGTCGCTGTCTTCATCTGGCTGGCCGAGAACATCGCGACGTGGTCGCACGCGTGGACGTACCCCAACCAGGCCGAGGGCTGGCACCCGGTGTCTGTGAGCAAACTGGGGTCGTGGTTCCTGCTGATGATCATTTCGGTGGTGTTGGTGGCATGGGTGTATCCACCGAGGCCCGCCACCCGGCACGGCCCACGGACGCGCCCCCCGGACGGGTGGTCGCCGACAAACCCCTCCCCCGCTCGGGACCTCGCCGCATACGGTTCGTCAGGTGTCGTGGGAAAACGGGGAAGCCGGCATGCCGGAGTACCCGGCCATCGAGGATCACGGCCTCATCGGTGA
- a CDS encoding HD domain-containing protein, with translation MHVVFDAESLLGFLAGLDGVYDAPPPLGDPVDLLAHGLQCAAVLRDERPDDLGLQLAGLVHDIGHAVGDDPDHARVGADVVRPVLGARVAGLVALHVPAKRYLASTEPDYGLSEASRLSLARQGSAMTGEEQERFLAHPAAADAVTLRRADEAAKIVGRRVPGLDVWAPRLRTYASGV, from the coding sequence ATGCATGTCGTGTTCGACGCCGAGAGTTTGCTGGGTTTCCTCGCCGGGCTCGACGGGGTGTACGACGCGCCCCCGCCGCTGGGGGATCCGGTGGACCTGTTGGCACACGGGCTGCAGTGCGCGGCGGTCCTGCGTGACGAACGACCGGATGACCTCGGGCTCCAACTGGCGGGACTGGTCCATGACATAGGGCATGCCGTTGGCGACGACCCCGACCATGCCCGGGTCGGCGCCGATGTCGTCCGCCCCGTCCTCGGCGCGCGGGTGGCGGGCCTCGTCGCACTGCATGTCCCGGCGAAGCGCTACCTCGCCTCGACCGAGCCCGACTACGGCCTGTCGGAGGCGAGCCGGCTGAGCTTGGCGAGACAGGGCTCGGCGATGACCGGCGAGGAGCAGGAGAGGTTTCTCGCCCATCCGGCGGCGGCCGACGCGGTGACGTTGCGCCGCGCCGACGAGGCGGCCAAGATCGTCGGGCGACGGGTGCCCGGTCTCGACGTGTGGGCGCCGCGCCTCCGCACGTACGCCAGCGGTGTGTAA